A window from Eubalaena glacialis isolate mEubGla1 chromosome 1, mEubGla1.1.hap2.+ XY, whole genome shotgun sequence encodes these proteins:
- the ARL3 gene encoding ADP-ribosylation factor-like protein 3 — MGLLSILRKLKSAPDQEVRILLLGLDNAGKTTLLKQLASEDISHITPTQGFNIKSVQSQGFKLNVWDIGGQRKIRPYWRNYFENTDILIYVIDSADRKRFEETGQELAELLEEEKLSCVPVLIFANKQDLLTAAPASEIAEGLNLHTIRDRVWQIQSCSALTGEGVQDGMNWVCKNVNAKKK; from the exons GGCTTACTCTCAATTTTGCGCAAATTGAAAAGTGCACCAGACCAGGAGGTGAGAATCCTTCTCCTGGGCTTGGATAATGCTGGTAAGACCACTCTTCTGAAGCAGCTGGCATCTGAAGACATCAGCCACATCACACCTACACAG GGTTTTAACATCAAAAGTGTACAATCACAAGGTTTTAAACTGAATGTATGGGACATTGGTGGACAGAGGAAAATCAGACCATATTGGAGGAATTATTTTGAAAACACTGATATTCTC ATATATGTAATTGACAGCGCAGACagaaaaagatttgaagagaCGGGTCAG GAACTAGCTGAATTACTGGAAGAAGAAAAGCTAAGTTGTGTGCCAGTGCTCATCTTTGCTAATAAGCAGGATCTGCTCACAGCAGCCCCTGCCTCTGAAATTGCAGAAGGACTGAACCTGCACACCATCCGTGACCGAGTCTGGCAGATCCAGTCTTGCTCGGCTCTCACGGGAGAGGGCGTTCAG